The sequence below is a genomic window from Oncorhynchus tshawytscha isolate Ot180627B unplaced genomic scaffold, Otsh_v2.0 Un_contig_11560_pilon_pilon, whole genome shotgun sequence.
GCAGGCCAGACTCTTCCACTGGCTGGTAAGGGGGTCAAAACTCTCCACGCTACGCAGCACCACCTTATCGTCCTCTCCCCCCACTGTCACAATCACCTCAGCTGTCCCTGTCACAGAGAGGCCAGCAGAGAGGGATGTGACTGGGGAGCCACAGAGACTTGTCCCTTCAGAGAGCTGATTATTGTATTAAAGGCAGTTGGTAGAACAATCCTCCAGGCATACCAGGGTTTGCGCTTCAGAAATCTAATTAATTAAAGCGCTAGGTGTGTGGAGGAGTGGCAAGTGGGAGGTTAAATGTGTGTTTGTTCAAgtccttgtgtttgtgtgtgttagggtgacAGGGTGTATTTGGAGTGTGTTTATGTTCATGTATCCATGCGTGTGGTACCTACCTGTGGACCTACGTGGGCGTGCTCGGGGGCAGTAGAGCTCTCCTCGTCGGTCCTGTAGCAGCAGGTAGTCCTTGGCCTCAGAGATGAGCCTCTGACAGCGCTGGGACTCCCGGACCACCTCCAGAGACTCAATCACATCGTGGATGTAGTACGGGCTGATCAGGGGCAGGCGGATGTGCTCCAAGACCTGCAGGGGGACGTGGGTTAGAATGACGACACATACACTGAAAACAAACACACCCACTGGATATAGACATGAGCAGACAGACATCTCCATCCGACATCTACAGTGTTATATACACATTAAAACAAGGCCATAGGACCTAACCTTCAATTTTGTTCATTTAATTTAATGGTTAGGTCCTATTCCATTTTATCAGAGCGACCTTGATACCTCCAACTTCCACTTAACATGATAGGTCAGAGGTCAGCGATCCTATCCAAAATGACACCGACTCACATCTGAGGCTCTAAATTATATTGGTGCCAGGCCAGGGTGACACCTTCCAGGGCCCATGGTTACTACAGGACCATACAATGGGGTTCTAACCCCtataagaatattttgaagataaatacacaacacagGATGACAGGACTAATGGTCAATAGCGAATTGTAAATAGGAGTTGAttttcagttcaacatctgttCAGAATCTGTGGAATGTCACTCCTGAACTCAGAGCAATGTGGGCTACATGTGCCACATTTTCATTGGTCTGTACATTGAGTTGGgagcaccagatactgactgttacttttgatttttgttatttggccattggccaagTTGTACTGCAAGGACTTCTGATTGTTCAACCCCAGGCTAGGGGGGGTTATAAATGGCATCATATTCCTTTGTTCGGTGGGGAaaagctgaggacaggggagactgaACATTGACTCCCAGCATAACATCTTGATTTGTCCTCTCTGAAGaaacctatttttctccccctgatttgctttggagtttgtgttattgaagaataacataaATTGCTAACACTTGGTGCCGTGTTCCTGATGAATTGGTCTGAACAACAAGAACTTATCAACTGTGTGTTTATCCAGAAGAAAGAGGCTGAGCGCAACCCACTTTGGGGAGTCATCTCTTAATCTCCTGATTGATGACAGAATTGCTGGGTGAGTCTAGACCAAAATAATTTTAAACAAACCAAATCAGGTTCAAATAGTGTATGCAATGAGTGATATGTATCTGAGATGTATAAGTGTTAAAGTCCTTTGTTTTATTAGAGTGTAGTCCTTTGTTTACTCTATTAAaaaggttggagtctgttcttGTGAAACCTTCTAGCAATTTTTACACATGGTAAATGTAAGCATTCAACAAGCTTTGAGTGAACATAAGCTATGGGTAGCCAGGCCCTACAGAAACAATGTGTTCTAGAAGAGGTTGGAGTCCTCAAAAGGGGTCATATAAAAACAAACTcaaaaaaatgcaacaaaaaaaaatgcaaaaaaagaaacgtcctcactgtcaactgcgtttattttcagcaaacttaacatgggtaaatatttgtatgaacacaagattcaacaactgagacaaactgaacaagttccacagacatgtaacagaaatggaataatgtgtccctgaacaaaggggggggtcaaaattaacagtcagtatctggtgtggccaccagctgcattaagtactgcagtgcatctcctcctcatggactactCCAGATTTGCCAACTCTTGcggtgagatgttaccccactcttccaccaaggcacctgcaagttcccgggcatttctgggggggaatggccctagccgtCACCCTCCgaaccaacaggtcccagacgtgctcaatgtgattgagcctattgcggacagtctgaccaCTGATGGAGAGATGGTGCCTTCCTGGTTTAACCATCCTGTACCAtatttttgaaagacagggtcctgaaaaaagggacatttctttttttgctgagtttatatatattatacaacTTTTGACATTAATGTAATGTCATTGTTAAGTGAGAAAACCACTCTGGAAAAGGATGGAACAGCTCTTTCGGATGTGAACATGACATTTTAAATTCACTGTCTAGAACCATTTCAAAGTAGAGCAGGAGACAGATGAAAGTCAGACGTGACCCCCACCCGTGGCCTATGTTCTCCTAATCTATCCTTACACAGTTGTGCAAGGCAGATCAGATTTCAAGCAACTGGTTGGCACTGCCTGTCTTTGAGTCAACAGATTCTGACAGCAGTGACAAACGATGTCTTAGGCCAACCAGAACACAGGCTGTGAAAGGGAGTAAAGACAAACTTGCAGAGATAGTGATCACACATAAATCAGCATCTCCAAAACAGTTGGAATAATGGTCAAAAACTTTTAAGCTTCCATGAGACGTGGTTATCAGAGTTATGCAGGTTCCGAGTGAAACCAACAACATTATCCGTTCAGGAGAAGAGAAACCTGGTGTATGTCATTATTGCGGGATTTCTGATCACTGGCAGCGAGACTGTCAGAAAAGAAAACATGATTTTATGAGAAGTGGCCAGGAGAAGAAGGGTCCGTCTAAGGGAAAATGGAAACAAGACAACAGCCCCAACGACACAATACTTGTGCAGAAATGTAAAAAGCTCTCTGTAGCTCAGCAGCAGAGGTTGCTATAGATGCTGTGGAGGTAAACTAATAGACCCCCTCTTACGTCCCATCTCAGCTGGTGTACATATGAAATCGGATGGAATATATGTGAACATGATGGTTAACAACTTTGCAGTAGATTTTTTAGTAGATACAGGTGCTGAAGTCACTGTATTGCCCATATCTTATGCAAAACATATATGTCCTCAGTACACGGGAAAGAAGATGGGCGCAACAGGAGTGGAGGGAAGACGGATATGAAACAAACCAAACCATTATCAATTTCTATTTGTCCAATGAAGATTGATGCAGGGGTGTGGATGGGCTCATTTGAACAACCTATTTTAGGCTTTGATGTTATTATGTAACTTGACTCAACATTGAACATTTCTTAACAAAAGGTGACGTGGCAAATTAGACAACCCCAGAAATCTATAGTTCAGAACCATGCTATTTGGACTATGAAGAAAAATGACTGTGGAACTGTGGATATGGAATCAGTGTGCTTGACAGGTGATGCCCCACCttgcacaaaacaatatcccattagCAAGGTAGCTATACCCACTACTAAAGTAGTGAGTAAAGATCTATGGGACATGTGTATAGTTCAAAAGACACCATGTAATCCAGCTACTCTGATGCTTCCTCCAGACACCACAATGTGAATGTGGTGGGGATCATCATCACACCAAGCCTCATGACTGTGGTCAATGTGCCCGTGGTAACGGTCCTCGGTGCTGTAGTGAACCATGTTCTCTCAGATGTGTGATCACACTTGTTAAGACCTCTTTTCTATAACTTTGTGTGAAATCTATTTCTTATGGCAATGGCAAGTACAATATGCCCTTTGTGTTTTATAGAAATGCAAGGTGTTTAATGTGAATTATTTTATGCTTACTGCTAATGTATTTTATTCTGtctatttttttatgttttctaaaatgacattttaactatatttattttttaaatggtctttattttttaaatggtctaGGGGGAAtataagaatattttgaagataaatacacaatgcCGAGGACGAGTGTACTAGAGTACTAATGGTCAATAGCGATTTGTAAATAGGAGTTGGttttcagttcaacatctgttCAGAATCTGTGGAATGTCACTCCTGAACTCAGAGCGACGTGGGCCACGTTTTCATTGAGTCGGGAGCAGGATACtggttatttggccattggccaagTTCTACTGCAAGGACTTCTGATTGGTCAACCCCAGGCTAGGGTGGGGGGTTATAAATGACATCCTGTTCTTTTGTTCGGTGGGGAAtagctgaggacaggggagactgaACATTGACTCCCAGCATAACATCTTGATTTGTCCTCTCTGAATAAACCTActtttctccccctgatttgctttggagttTGTATTTTTGAAGAATAACAAATTGCTAACACCCCTAACGTTTATGTAACGCTGAGTGACTGACAGCTGGGGTTTCAGACGGTCAGATCTACTGGGGATTCCAGAGCTTAAAACCCCCCCCACACCACAGTCAACAGAGAACTGTAGGGAGGGGGCGTAGCACAGTGCTGGACACAATCTGTCGCCTAGATACTGCTCAACACACAGACAATGGGGGGACCACTGCATTGACTGTTGTGTTTTCATGCTGACCTTTTCAAAGCTCTGCCTGCGGGTGGCGCTCTTGTCCAGCCACAGCATGGTGGCCTCGAACACAGTCTCCTCCTTGGCTACGTTCAGGTGGTCGCTGGCGATGATCTCCGTCAGCTTGtctgcacacagagagaggaactcCTCCTGGGGGGGCAGTGTTCAAAAGATTTTGAAATTTAAGCAAAAAATTGCATTGCTTATTGGAagaagtccaggtagtccctccccgtTTAAGTCTAGTTTCTTCCTTTTGGTGCCTAAGGAGCATGATCCTGGGCTGGCATAGTCCAGCAAGGGGAACAAAAGACAGTTGACTATGATGTCACTTCCCCTTTCTTATATACACAAAGAATGGGAATGTCTAAACAATGAGACGTGAGAAATGTCCCCTCCTTCGTCTGCACTGTTCTGAAGGAACAACACGGGTGAAACCAAATACCTCTCTGGGATCATTTTGTTCAATGCAGCACAGATGAAGGAGAACAGAGgtgaaaaatacatttgaaactaTTGAGACCAGGTCCCAGGTTTGGACTACACAACCCAGACCTCCCTTCCTATCTCACCTGTTGGCAGACACTGCCGAAGTGCTGGAGGATGTAGTCCATGCTGTGTTTCTCCAGCTCCCTACAGGAGTGGGCCTCAGCGAAGCAGTGGATGCCCACACAGTTCATCTCATCCATCTGGCGCTCCATGAAGCGGCAGCAGGCTTCGCGCACTGCCATCACATCCAAGAGGTTGGCCGCAGCCAGCAGGGCCTGGGGTCACAGGTCAATGACATTTGATTTCAAGACAGTCAACTCAGGACATTTATATGAAACTGACTTCAACTCTGGGGTAGTACAACTTTAATTTAACAACTGCAATGCTAAACCAGAAGTTGACTACAAAGTGAGACTGGAAGACAGCGGTTCTACCTCACCTGCACGTTGGCCTTGGAGATGACCACCTCAGCCGTGTAGGCGTAGCTGACCAGCATGCCAATCATCTGGGACTCCACTCCGTTGATGGCCACCCGCTCCTGTCTGGACTCCATCAGGTCTGTGGAGAACATGGCCTGGGGAGGAGGGCAGAGCAttaggagaagagagaaacagactcctGCCAATGAAAAAGCGCCAACAGCAAATTACCACATGTAAGTACTTCAGGTCTGCAGTGAGTGACAATATAAAAGATGCATGGTCATTAGTAAACTGTATCCATTCAGTAAATGGTTGAGAAGCAGGGGCACCGTCAGCTTGCTCATCCCCCCGTTGCACCACTGTATTTTCCCCTGGGTCTATGTAGTATAGCAGTTAGAATAATCATTTGCAGGGTTGCTGCTGATATTTGTCCTGTTATACACAAGTGTGTAATTTgcatcccaactccccctgagacacccgcatggagtggggtcacggccaggttCACCATTGTACTGtgcccctggagcaattagggttaagtgcctcaGGAGCAAGGGCCCTgtgctcaagggcacagcaacatattttttttaccttgttggCTCCGGAATTCCAACGCTCAAACCTCGAGGCCACCGActtacagtgggggaaaaaagtatttagccagccaccaattgtgcaagttctcccacttaaaaagatgaggcctgaaattttcatcataggtacacttcaactatgacagacaaaatgagaagaagaaaaatccagaaaatcacattgtaggattttttatgaatttatttgcaaattatggtggaaaataagtatttggtcaataacaaaagtttctcaatactttgttatataccctttgttggcaatgacagaggtcaaacgttttctgtaagtcttcacaaggttttcacacactgttgctggtattttggcccattcctccatgcagatctcctctagagcagtgatgttttggggctgttgctgggcaacagactttcaactccctcaaaagattttctatggggttgagatctggagactggctaggccactccaggaccttgaaatgcttcttacgaagccactccttcgttgcccggcagtgtgtttgggatcattgtcatgctgaaagacccagccacgtttcatcttcaatgcacttgctgatggaaggaggttttcactcaaaatctcacgatacatggccccattcattctttccttcacacggatcagtcgtcctggtccctttgcagaaaaacaaagcatgatgtttccacccccatgcttcacagtaggtatggtgttctttggatacaactcagcattctttgtcctccaaacacgacgagttgagtttttaccaaaaagttctattttggtttcatctgaccatatgacattctcccaatcttcttctggatcatccaaatgctctctagcaaacttcagacgggcctggacatgtactggcttaagcatggggacacgtctggcactgcaggacttgagtccctggcggcgtagtgtgttactgatggtaggctttgttactttggtcccagctctctgcaggtcattcactaggtcccccagtgtggttctgggatttttgctcaccgttcttgtgatcattttgaccacacggggtgagatcttgtgtggagccccagatggagggagattatccagtggtcttgtatgtcttccatttcctaataattgctctcacagttgatttcttcaaaccaagctgcttacctattgcagattcagtcttcccaggctggtgcaggtctacaattttgtttctggtgtcctttgacagctctttggtcttggccatggtggagtttggagtgtgactgtgaggttgtggacaggtgccattaatacaggtaacgagtggaggacagaggagcctcttaaagaaggtcagtgagagacagaaatcttgcttgtttgtaggtgaccaaatacttattttccaccataatttgcaaataaattcattaaaaatcctacaatgtgattttctggatattttctctcattttgtctgttatagttgaagtgtacctatgatgaaaattacaggcctctcatctttttaagtggagaacttgcacaattggtggctgactaaatacttttttgccccactgtatattaacgCACAGTCTGACTGCCCGGTAAGTGTTAGTGTATCATATGCAACATTTCCACAGGGGATGAGAGGGACATGTCCCCTCCcccaatattattattattttttattcatttaaatTTGACCCCCTtctcgtggtatccaattgttagtgattacgatcttgtctcatcgctacaactcccgtacgggctcgggagagacgaaggtcgaaagccatgcgtcctccgaaacacaacccaaccaagccgcactgcttcttaacacagcgcgcctccaacccggaagccagccacaccaatgtgtcggagaaacaccgtgcacctggctgccttggttagcgtgcactgcgcccaccccgccacaggagtcgctggtgcgcgatgagacaaggatatccctaccggccaaaccctccctaacccggacgacgctaggccaattgtgcgtcgcggccagctgcgacagagcctgggcacgaaccccgagtctctggtggcacagctaacgctgcgatgcagtgccctagaccactgcgccacccgggaaaAATAGACTCTCTCTACCCCATGGCAAATATGAAGAACTGCAAAAaaattgctttaaaactgcaacattttctctcagcctcatgacaAAAGTGTGTAGAATAGCATTTATAAAACTGGTCTGCATTAGTAGGGCCCCGTTCAGACGCACTGAGCCTCCTCCGCTGTCTATACAGACGCACTATATATATATCCGCACGCCTCCCGCTTCAGTACCAGTAAGTGAAATATTACTAATTTACAGTTTCAATGAAGACTctcccctaactctctctctctccaacaggcATTCAGCCAGTCCGTAGTTCAAGGTGTGTTTTAGCTCAACCTCCACCTATAATCTATGAAAACTTGATAGTCAATATATGATCAACTTAGTAGATGACATCCTATGTAAATATGTGCATCATCATTGTAATAGTACTCAGTCTTCATATTTTGTGTATTTTTAATATTTTAAATACTTTCATTGGTGACTTATCCTTTCACTTATACAGTTTTCAAAGTACCCGTCAAGAGGGCATACATTCATGTCAAACTATAGAACTGCAGGAACTTTCTTTTTATATGTAAACAGTGACAATTATAATAAAACTCAGTCTTGATCTTTTTTGTCTTCTTAATATCTGCCTTGAAATACCTTAATTCATGATGGTGCTGACTTATCCTTCCACTTGTACTGATTTCAAAAAACCCTTCAAGAGAGGCATAATAAAGTCATGTCAAACTGTGCACAATTACAAGAAATGTCTTAAAATGTCCCCAAACATTCTGGGGAACGACTCCCAGATCCAACGTCTACTGTTTGTCCCCCCAAATATCTCCCCACAATTtaatttacatatacattttagtcattttagtagacgctcttatccaaagcgactcaCAGGAGCAATTATGTTTAAGTGCctagctcaagggcacattggcagatttttcacctagttggttcggtgattcaaaccagtgacctttcggttactggcccaacgctcttaaccactaggctacctgctgcccttgtAGTGTATGGAGAAGTAGTGTATGCATTCTATGTCTGCTCCTGGGCAATGTATGTTTTCTGTACTCTTGTCCCAATGATTTCTTCCACACTTTCTGTGGGGATTAATAACGTTGTATTGTACCGTACACCACTGTCCATACCTGGAAGTAGGAGCTAAAGGAAGCCAGTACGATACGGTGGCAGGGGAACTCCTGCCCCCCACAGCATAGTGTCACATCACAGAAGGCATTGTTGAGACGCAGGCTGTTCAGGCCCTCCAGGACCTTGTTGGGGTgcctggcctccacaaacacATAGTCCTCACTGTCCAGTGAGGCCAGGGGAAAGCCAGAGTCCTCAAGGACAGGAGATGGGGGCAGGAAGAAGGTGGCGGATGTGGCCGAGATGTTCACAGCAATGATTTCGGCCATCCTTTCACTTTAGTCAAGCCTGTAGGGGAGGAAGAGGTAGATAGACCGTAGCCTACAGTCTCTTTACCCAGCAGATCTGACCCACTTGCTTACAGCTGCACTAGGGTCAGACAGCATTCCTGTGTAGATTAAGAAACCGTGGACCTGGCGCGAGATTTGGCTCAGAAAACATACCAGGGATATGTAATCCAGGGATGAGAAATGTGCTGTACTATGAATTGTCCCATTATCCCAACTGTTACACTGACATCATGCTAGTTATAGGTAGTCACTGCAACCATTATGGAATGGCATGGCGCATTGAACAACAAAATGGCTGCTATGTCTTCCGCTATCTAGCATGAGGACAAAAATGACACTTTTCCTGAAAAACTAGCAGTCGTTCAATCTTTTCAGTTTAACAGTTGGGATAATGGGAAAATTCGGAGTACAACGCATTTCTCATCCCCCCAGGTCAGCAGAGGCCAAATCAAGCTCCGCACTGCAATGCCATTCGACTCCAAAATGTTGTAATAACGTGAATAACAACTCCgtatagctctgcattgacatgaCTGGTTGCGGTATGTCCTGTATAAACTCAAACTcccttccttgacaacagctatGCAAAttgcaagaagtatgaatgccctgacttctgcagagccGCATCGGAAGTAAATGCTGTATATGACTGAGCATGCAGAGGCTTTAAAATCGACACAGGAATGCTGTCCAACCCTAGAGCAGCTTTAAGCAAGCCGGTCGAATCTGCTGGCTACAGTCTATTTTTCCCCAGTTTGCCTGTCAAGACTATTTTCAGTCCACTGGGGCAACAGTCTCCTCTCATATACTGACCTCTCCATATCAAAtacaataatataacatttttaaaaaaggttAGTGAGGGAATTCATAGCAGCATCACAAGTGTCTAGTACAATTTCAAGACCAGATCATTCCATTCCAGTTCACGCAACATAATATTGTAGTAATTACATTTCACCCTTGTTATGGTAATTACACAATTTTCAACCAAAGCAATAATTATGAGGACGCAAACTGATTCTTTCGATTGAAATAGTACATTGAAACTGAAATTAGAACACTACATATGCAATGAATGTGATTAAAACACTAACAAGATAGTTTGTTATTGCCGAAGATTTTTGGAAAGCGCTCAGACTGACTGACACTGCTGACAACTGCTAAGTTAAATGATGATCGACATTTGCCTCCTAAAATTGCCATTTATTGCCCAAAAGCTAAGACTCCATGCACTTCTACCCTGACATTGTGACAATATGTTACATTACCTGAAAAACATTGCCGCATCAATAGAACAATCCAAATTTGTCAGGTGTCGACCGAAAAATGGTTAAGAATCGTGACCACCAGACGCCATgtcttcttttctctctgttttactTTCTCAGCAAAGTGAAACAGAGCTCCTTATCGCCCCCTGCTGTTTAGGTCCTCGAAGGTCCTTGCTTGGTTACACCCTAAAAGGTTGATCCATCATGTACCTGTTCAAAGTATAATGTAATAAAACACATTTTGTGTATATCAGTTAGTCACACTGTATTATGTATCTCCTTTGAAGCTCCACCTAGGTGTAAATCCACATATTATCACCAATAGCCATAATACCACTCCAGTGACTCACGGTTACATCAGAGATAGACTTTGTAAATGTCAGTGGTGATCCTATGCAATGTATGATATGGTCAGATTTCATATAATGACCAACATCTACATACTGGCACACACACGACTGGTTGTAGTCACTTACAGTTTAGATAAAAACAACTATTCGGATGGCCTACAATAAGGTTTCATACGGAAAACAGTTTAGACTTAAGCCCATGTAGATAACTGGCTTGAACtggtcttctccctctctctgtgtcctctccatTGAAGCCAGAATCAAAAGCTTTCTGTCTGAGCTGACTGCTGGTGCATGGGACTCCTCCTCCCTTCATTGCCTGGTTGACTGGGTCAGAAGGATCTCCTGATCATGGCCTGCTGGGATTccttctgtctgcctctctgtcataTGAGCTGTGTGTCTAATAAACATTTAAGATATTTTTTTAATTGGCTGGCAACAAAGGCTAGATTCATATTACCAGGGCTCAGAGTTTTTCCTGGTTAGGTCACCTGGTAAGGAGAAACTCATGGCACACTACAGTTTTGCATGGTATTTATCTACTTCACCAGTGATTCAGAACTTTCAAGTGCCAAACAATCcagtcagagaaaatgtatgcatgcaacTCACATGAAAGAATTGATCAACGGATTTAGAAACGTTATTTATTTTG
It includes:
- the si:ch211-256e16.3 gene encoding kelch-like protein 20 isoform X1; the encoded protein is MAEIIAVNISATSATFFLPPSPVLEDSGFPLASLDSEDYVFVEARHPNKVLEGLNSLRLNNAFCDVTLCCGGQEFPCHRIVLASFSSYFQAMFSTDLMESRQERVAINGVESQMIGMLVSYAYTAEVVISKANVQALLAAANLLDVMAVREACCRFMERQMDEMNCVGIHCFAEAHSCRELEKHSMDYILQHFGSVCQQEEFLSLCADKLTEIIASDHLNVAKEETVFEATMLWLDKSATRRQSFEKVLEHIRLPLISPYYIHDVIESLEVVRESQRCQRLISEAKDYLLLQDRRGELYCPRARPRRSTGTAEVIVTVGGEDDKVVLRSVESFDPLTSQWKSLACLPFAVSKHGLVVSGSTLYLAGGEFPDGSASREMWRYDPCFDSWLEMAPMNVARSELGLVMLDGYVFAVGGWEGRSRLDSVECYNPHTNTWQFMESVKMAVTSPAVVALDGLLYVTGGAVLEDGDGTDLAQVYNPKTSVWTEVAPMQIARSGSAACTLKGKIYVIGGWHASTENTDKVECYDPKSNQWTMCAHMRERRYRPGVAVVDGKIYVLGGEEGWDRYHDTIERYCEETDSWEIVGEMPTSRSWLSCVSLQLRKDAHGGSRPGTASETEFSVD